One region of Streptomyces sp. NBC_00442 genomic DNA includes:
- a CDS encoding pyridoxal phosphate-dependent decarboxylase family protein, with translation MSTSPEIDRPFQPAAHQAELGGSAGPLAVAPKVFRDELAAAAEWVAAYLQGIGQRPVSQPMPQAHRQAMATGSLPQDGQDLGALLEFVDRAIAPYPTGNGHPAFFAWINSPPSPAGVIAELLATAVNATCGMGEHALMDLERGVLRDLASLAGLAPTAGGVLTSGGSMANLLCLGAARTWFLRRHGAAAGPAHDQAHARLVAYHSDQAHMSVAKAAAVIGLPPWRLRAVPTTPDRSMNVEALRAMVDADRTAGLLPFCVVSNLGSTATGAIDPIEEITQVCRGAGLWHHGDGAWGGLGALVPELAPLYRGVDGLDSLTVDPHKALSVPVGCGAALVTDPSRLRDAFAFRASYLDGDQDWPWMSDYTIELTRPGTRALTLWATLRHLGRSGVIALLQHYQDLAQHLRRRVREHPLLELCASGPLPVICFRLAARPDVRQGRTDPHAAVASRVQARGRAYVATVHHDGETVLRACVCNYLTTVDDVDTLIREVLAAAEDLRTA, from the coding sequence ATGTCTACATCGCCAGAGATCGACCGCCCGTTCCAACCGGCCGCACACCAGGCCGAGTTGGGTGGCAGTGCCGGTCCGTTGGCCGTGGCGCCGAAGGTCTTCCGGGACGAGCTGGCAGCCGCCGCCGAGTGGGTTGCCGCCTATCTCCAGGGGATCGGACAGCGTCCGGTGTCCCAGCCGATGCCGCAGGCCCACCGGCAGGCCATGGCCACGGGGTCGCTGCCGCAGGACGGCCAGGATCTCGGCGCCCTGCTGGAGTTCGTCGACCGGGCCATCGCCCCGTACCCGACCGGCAACGGTCACCCCGCCTTCTTCGCGTGGATCAACTCGCCGCCGTCCCCGGCCGGGGTGATCGCCGAGCTTCTGGCGACCGCGGTCAACGCGACCTGCGGCATGGGCGAGCACGCCCTGATGGATCTCGAACGCGGAGTGCTCCGGGACCTGGCCTCGCTGGCCGGCCTTGCGCCGACCGCGGGCGGAGTGCTGACCAGCGGCGGCTCGATGGCCAACCTGCTCTGTCTGGGCGCTGCCCGCACCTGGTTCCTGCGGCGGCACGGCGCGGCCGCGGGCCCCGCCCACGACCAGGCCCACGCGCGTCTCGTCGCCTACCACAGCGACCAGGCCCACATGTCGGTCGCGAAGGCCGCGGCCGTGATCGGCCTGCCGCCCTGGCGGCTGCGCGCCGTGCCCACCACGCCGGACCGGTCCATGAACGTCGAGGCCCTGCGGGCGATGGTCGACGCCGACCGCACGGCCGGCCTGCTGCCGTTCTGCGTCGTCTCCAACCTCGGCAGCACCGCGACCGGCGCCATCGACCCGATCGAAGAGATCACCCAGGTGTGTCGCGGGGCGGGCCTGTGGCACCACGGCGACGGCGCCTGGGGCGGGCTCGGCGCCCTGGTCCCCGAACTGGCCCCCCTCTACCGGGGGGTCGACGGCTTGGACTCCCTCACCGTCGACCCGCACAAGGCGCTGTCCGTACCGGTCGGCTGCGGCGCCGCCCTCGTCACCGACCCCTCCCGGCTGCGCGATGCGTTCGCCTTCCGCGCCTCCTACCTCGACGGCGACCAGGACTGGCCCTGGATGTCCGACTACACGATCGAACTCACCCGGCCCGGCACCCGCGCCCTCACCCTCTGGGCCACCCTGCGCCACCTCGGCCGATCCGGTGTGATCGCCCTCCTCCAGCACTACCAGGACCTCGCCCAGCACCTGCGCCGACGCGTCCGGGAGCATCCTCTGCTGGAGCTGTGCGCGAGCGGCCCGCTGCCGGTGATCTGCTTCCGCCTGGCCGCGCGACCGGACGTCCGGCAGGGGCGGACGGACCCGCACGCGGCGGTGGCCTCGCGCGTCCAGGCCCGCGGCCGCGCCTATGTCGCCACGGTGCACCACGACGGGGAAACGGTCCTGCGCGCCTGCGTCTGCAACTACCTCACCACCGTCGACGACGTGGACACCCTCATTCGCGAGGTCCTGGCCGCCGCCGAAGACCTGCGGACCGCCTAG